TATAATCGATTATTTCTGGGGTAAGTGATGTATTATTTCTATCTAAATACTCGTTTATAATAGCCACACGTGTTTCGTAATCTGGTGGTTGAATGTCTGCCATTAATCCCCACTCAAAACGAGACACCAACCTCTCTTCCAATGTTTTTATCTCCTTTGGAGGTCTATCACTGGAAAGTATGATTTGCTTGTTGTGGTTGTACAATTCGTTGAATGTGTGGAAAAACTCCTCTTGTGTACCTTGTTTTCCTGCTATAAATTGAATATCGTCAATTAATAGTACGTCTATATTTCGGTATTTTTGTCTAAATTGTGAATTCTTTTTCGTAGATTTATCTCCTATTGAAGAGATAAGTTCGTTTGTAAATGATTCACTAGTAGTGTAAATAACCCTAGCTTTTGGGTTATTTTTAAGTATTTCATGAGCAATGGCATGCATCAAGTGAGTCTTACCCAATCCTGCTTTTCCATGAATAAACAATGGATTGTATGCTGTGGCTGGGTTTTGTGCGACTGCAAGTGCTGCGGCTAATGCTAGTTCGTTGTTTTTTCCTTTTACAAATGTATCGAATTTGTATTTGCTGATTAAATTCTTGCCGTAAGGGCTTAAATCAGTTTTTTCTTCTGGTAGTTTTGTTTCAGGTTTTTTATCTTCTACAGTGTATTTTTCATCTTCTGATACTTCTTCACTTACTAGAATGGATCGTTGACCATCTATGTTTTGGTTTTGAATTATATTTTCGTCTTTGTAATTATCCATTTCATAACGGTCTATGATGACTACTTTTCTCTTGACATTACTGATGAAATCCAAGTATTTTTGGATATCGTCGTAGTATTTGTTATAGATTGTTTTTTTGGTAAATCTATTTGGAGAAAGCAAAATAAATTCAGTATTTGTTAAATAAAGAGGTTTTAATGGAGCAATCCATGTGTTGAAGTTCAAATCAGACATTTCCTGTTTAAATGTGTTAGATATTTTTAACCAGAGTTCATCTTTGTCGGTCATTTTTCACCTCGTTTTTTTACTTATCAACATATTTATCCACAAAATGATGAGTTATCCACATTAAATAAATAGCTATTTTCCAATTTAAACAAAAAAAATATATAATTTATTCACATTCGCACAACTTATCCACATCAATTTATAGAAAAATAATTGTGGATATTAAATTAGAATATACAGCAAATTCGTGTAGTTTTAAAACAAGAATTCACATAGTATCCACAACTTATCCACAATTTGTTAATAAATGCGTACTTTTCATACTTTTTGATACTTTAATTATAGCAAATCATATCTTTTATTACAAATTTATTGAAAATTTTGATAAATGGTTTTGAGTTTGCGATAACTTATCCCCAAAAGGAGTTTAATATTTTAAATTTAGAATGAATTGTGGATAAAAGTTATCCACAATTTTTACTGTTTTGTGGAAATTTTATAAAAAAACACCAACATTCTTATTTGAAAATGTTGGTGTTCGTTAATTATTTATTTCCTATGAACATAGTTTCTTGGATAAATTCTTTTATTTTCAGTCCATATCCCAATTTTTTGGCATACGGATCTGTGACTTCCTCACTTTTTGCAAAGAAATTTGTAAATCCTGCTTTTTTAATGATTTCTTTTACATCTTCTTCCAGAAGAGCTCCCCCAACTCAGGATCCGTAAATGTTGTCTAATGATAAGATATCATCGTTTAGTTGTTTTTTCAGTGTGATGTCACTGATTATGAACATTCCATTTGGTTTGAGGATTCGATGGATTTCTTCGTAGACTTTTTGTTTGTTAGGCTCAAGGTTTATTACACAGTTACTTATGATTTTGTCGATGGAGTTATCTTCAAATGGCATGTCGATAAGTTCTCCTTGGACAAATTCAATATTTTTGAATCCTTTTTTATCTCGTACTTTACTAGCTTTTTTTATCATGGACTCTAGCCTATCCATTCCATAAATTGTATTGGAATTAGGATATGTTATTCTTGCCATGAAGACATCTAATCCCATTCCACACCCCAAATCTAGTAGTGTGTCGGTGTCTTTTAATACTAGGTTATCAAGTGGATTTCCACAAGATAGTCCTGATGATACTTCTTCAGGGATTTTTTCTAGTAATTTAGGATCGTAACCTAAGGATTTGTATAAGTCTATTGAATTTACTTCTGTGCTCGTCTTACCTACTGCTATGTTATCGTAGAAATTTGTTACTTGTTGTCTTATTTCTTCGTCTGTGTATTGTTTGTTCATTTATTTATCCTTTCTTTAAAATCTTATAACTTCGTGATGTCTATTAATAGATTTGCTAGATTGTGACATTGTTTTTCTGAAATTTTATAGTATGTCCATTTTCCTTCTTGTCTAGATTCTATTATTTTTGAATTTGTAAGTATCTTCATATGATAAGACAATCCTGATTGTGTTAAGTTCAGTTTTTCTAAAAGTACACATGCGCATTGTTCTCCATTTTGCAACAATTGTAAAATATCTATTCTTTTTTCATCGCTCAATGCTTTAAATGTGTCTGCTATTTGTTTGTTGTTCATTTTACTACCTCACATCAAATATTTTTGATATATCAATTATATCATTTTTTACGCAATACATCAAATATTTTTGATATGTAATAATTAAATTATTTTTGGCGATTAATTGGTATTTGTCAACAAAAAAGCTTGACAATTGTTATTGTCATAAGTATAATTGGAGTAGTGTTTTTATAGGCAAAAGTCCTTATATTTTATACTAGGAGGTGCGATTGATGAAAAGAACTTATCAACCAAATAACAGAAAAAGAAAAAAAGACCACGGATTTAGAAATAGAATGGCTACTAGAGGTGGAAGAGCTGTTTTAAAGGCTAGAAGAAGAAAAGGTAGAAAAGTATTATCAGCTTAGGTCACATTCATTGTGGCCTTTAATTTATTATGGATAAAAGTGTAAGGTTAAGAGATAACAGGGAATACAATGTTGTCTACAAGAGGGGAAAGACTTATTATAATAGAAACTTCTCTTTGGTAGTATACAATTCAAAAAAAGGAACTCGAATCGGATTCTCTGTTACTAAAAAGTACGGCAATGCCGTTGAAAGAAACAGAATCAAGAGGAAACTGAGAGAGATTGTAAGGCTTAATTTCTCTGAGTTTGACAAGGGCTTGGATATGGTTATTATCCCGAAGAAAAACACTGAAGACTTAACTTACAAACAGCTAGAATCTGCATTATTGCACGTTTGTAGAAAGGCATCGAATAAAAAATGTCGAAAGTGATGATATTTTTAATCAAATTTTACCAAAAAGCTATATCGCCGTATTTGGGGCATGGAAAGTGTAAATACTATCCAACTTGTTCACAATATGCGTTGGAGGCTTTCAGAAAAAAGCCGTTTTTCAAGGCGTTAGTGCTTACTATTTGGCGAATTTTAAGATGTAATCCATTTTCAAAAGGCGGATATGACCCACTAAAATAAAAAGGAGTTGTAGAATTGCAAATAATTGCAAATGTATTTGGAACTATTCTTAGGTTCATATATGAAAACATCTCACATGTGATGGCTGAACCTAAAAGTATATCGTATTTTGCGATATCAATTCTTTTATTAACACTTATTTATAAGCTTATAACTCTTCCGGTAACTATTCATACGCAAAAAACTCAAGAACAAAATGCTTTGATGCAACCGGAAATTAAGGAAATTCAAAGAAAATACAAGAACGACCCACAAACTCAACAATTAAAGATGCAAGAATTATACAAGAAGTATAATTTCAATCCTTTAAGTGGTTGTTTGCCAATTATCTTACAAATGGTTTTGGTTTTGGCATTATTTAGAGTAATGAGAGAACCAGGCAAATACATGTTTGATAATGTGGCTAAGATTAACGAGATTGCTCGTAATTTCTTCTGGATACCTGATTTGACTAAACCAGACCCAGTATTATTTGGATTACCTTTAATAAATGCGTTCACTCAATTTTTAGTAGCAAAGATCAGTATGCCTACTAATAACAAGGATAAGAAATCAAATGAACCTGATCAAATGGAAATGATGAACAAATCAATGATTTATTTCATGCCTATATTTATGTTCTTCATTTCAAGCAAATACGCTTCAGGTTTGATTCTTTATTGGGGATTTTCTAACGTTTTAGAAGTTATAATAAGGTTAATAATTAAGAATAAAGACAAAAAAGATGTTGCGGAGGAAGTTAGATGAGAAGCACAGTAGTTAGTGCGAAGACTGTTGAAGAATGTGTCAATAAAGCTTTGGATAAGCTTCAAGCTAATCGAAACGAAGTTAACATCGAAGTTATAAATGAAGCTAAACAAGGTTTTTTGGGCTTGTTTGGAGCAAAGGACGCTGTCGTTAGAGTGTCATTAAAAGACGATGTTAAAGAAAAGGGAACAGGCGATTTTGTGAAGAATATCCTAAACTCTGACTCTAACTCAGTTGAAACAGAACAAAAAGAAGATACTAAAGTTATAGAAGATAAGAAAATTGTAGAAGAAGTTAAAACAGAACCTACAAAAGATGATAAGGAAGAAATCGTAGAAAAACCAGTAAAACCAGAAAAACCAGAAAAACCAGTAGAACCAGTAGAAGCTGAAGAAGCTGTAAAATCTGAAGAAACTGAAGAAGAACAAGATACTGAACCTGATGTTACTATTGATAGAAACGACGAACTTTTCATCACAAGCAAGAATTTCTTGAAACAAATGATTGAAGATATGGGAATTGATTGCGATATCGAATCTAGAACTGAAGGAAATATGATTAAGTTCAATATTATGTGTTCAGAAGAATCTGATATCGGAATTATCATAGGAAAAAGGGGAGAAACATTAGATTCTCTTCAATATATCGTAAACTTGGTTACTAATAGAAATGCAGACACTTATATAAGAGTTATTTTGGATTGCAACCAATACAGATCAAAAAGAGAGAGATCTCTTCAAAAATTAGCTAGAAGATTAGCTGATAAGGCTGTTCAAACAGGAAGAGATATCAAGCTTGAACCTATGAATCCATACGAAAGAAGAATCATTCACACTTATCTTCAAAACGATGAAAAAGTGAATACATTCTCTCAAGGCAATGAGCCTAATAGAAGAGTTATTATTAAAAGAAAATAAATTACAAGACTACATATCTTAGGTATGTGGTCTTTTTTTGTGGGATGACAAGAAATAAAGTTGACAACAAATTTTTTATGATTTATCCTAAAAAAAGGAAAGTGGTGATTATCATGACAATATATAAATAGATTTTAGAGAAAAAAATAATCTCTGAAATCGTTAACGAAAATTATTTGAAGAAAATAGGCTAAATATAATCAAATATTATTAGTCAAGTACAAGTTTTAAGAATGTTATATAAATTTCAGAGGGTAATATGATAAAAAACAATGTTAAGAAGAAAAATCTTATTTTATATTTTGTTGCGATAGTTCTCACATGGACAGAGGCTTTGGTGAATCCTGTAATAGTATCATTGATTATAAAATCATTTGAGAATAAAGACACAGTATTTTTGATGAAAGCACTTGTGTTTGGGATTTTGTGTGGAATTATAATGCTGATAGGTGATAGTGGAAAGAGACTTTACTATTCGTATGTAATAGCTGATTTTAGAGAATCTTTTAAGTTAAAAGTGTTCAATCATTTTTTAAAAAGTGAAAATCATATCGATAATGATATTGTCAGCAGTATAGAAAAGGATTCAAGTCAAATTGAAAACAACTACATTGAACCAACGGTAATTATTATATCGTCGATTGGTTTTACAAGTGTTTCCATCATTTATGCACTAACAAGAAATTTCCTTTTGGGGATGCTTTTTATAGTATTCTACAGTATTCCAGCGCTTATGAGTAATTACGGGAGTAATAGATTAGATAATAAATCTGAAGAATTATCAAAAGCTGATGATGCTTTTATGAATAAATTACAAGACATCAAAAATGGAAGAAGCATCATCAAAATTTACAATGTATCCGACTTTTTCATTAATTTGTATCACAAATATTTAAAGCAGGATGTGGATACTTATAAGGGATATGAAATTATACGAACAAAAAACAACATTGTGATTAATTTGGTTGATATAGTATGCTCTATGATTCCTCTTATTCTTGGAGGGTATTTGAGTTTTAATGGTAAAATATCGTCAAGCGTATTCATCAGTGTTTACTTAGTTAGTTATAATATAGGATATCAGTTCCAAGAACTTGCATATTTTAATAATACACGTTCATCATCAAAGTATCTCTTAAAAAAGTACGACTACATTTATCAAGATATTGATAATGTAGAAATAAATCTTAATGATGAAGTTTTTCCAATTACTTTTGATAATTTGAGTTTTTCGTATGATGATAAAGATATTATTAAAGATTTTAATTTTAAGATAGAAAAGGGTGACAAGGTCGCAATTATAGGAGAAAGTGGTTGTGGTAAAAGTACATTATTGAATTTAATATTTAATAATTTAACAGCATCTAAAGGAAGTATTATGTTTAATAAAAAGGAATTATCAACCGCTGAGATCAGGAGTTTTACTAGCTTTATATCACAAGAAAGTTATGTTTTTAATCTTAATTTAGAAGATAACATTACTTTAGGAGATAATGATATTAATTTAGAAAAATTAAATGGAATAATTGATAAGTTACAGATAAATCATCTTAAATCCAAAGTTTTATCCAATGATAGTTTGTCAGGAGGAGAAAGACAAAGGGTAGAAATTGCAAGAGCAATGTATCACGACAGAAAATTAATTTTAGCAGATGAAATAAAGTCTAATTTGGATAAGAAAAATAGAGAAATAATAGATGATATTATATTCTCTTCAAAAAATACAGTAATAGAAGTAATTCATCAATACGGTGACGAAACTTTAAAAAAATACGATAAAGTTATAGATATGAGGTAAATAACGGGCTTATGACTTCAATATAGTGAAGTTGTAGGCTCTTATTTATTTGTAATCTTTTTGTATGATATAATATAATATTACTATAAAGAATGAAAGGATAGACTAAATATGGACGATTGTATTGCAGCTATTAGCTCTGCTACTGGTGAAGCGGGAATTGGCATTGTTCGAATGACTGGAGAGGGTTGCGTGGATGTGCTTGATTCTGTGTTCAAAAGGGCTAATGATAATGCTGATTTAATAAATAGAAAAATGACTTATGGCCACATTGTTGACGATAATGAGATCGTCGATGAGGTCTTGGTTTGTTATATGAAGGCTCCTCACACTTACACTCGTGAGGATGTCGTGGAGATTTACACTCACGGTGGGGTTGTCGCTGTGAGAAAGGTGTTGGAAGTTCTGTTAAATAATGGTGCAAGACTTGCTGAGGCAGGTGAGTTCACTAAGAGGGCTTTCTTGAACGGTAGGATTGATTTGTCTCAAGCTGAGGCGATTATCGATATGATTAAGGCGAAGACTGACAAGGCGTACTCTGTGAGTATGAAACAGTTGGAGGGTAGTGTTAACAGAAATATCAAACAGTTGAGAGACCAATTGTTGGATATGCTATCTCATGTGGAGTATTCTATTAATTTTACTGAAGATATGCAGGACGAATTGGACAACACTCCTGTTTTGAACGAGGGCAAGGAAGTTTTGGATAAGCTTAAAAAGCTTTCTGAGAGTGCAAACAGAGGTAGAATTATCAGAGATGGTATCAATACTACGATAATTGGTAAGCCAAATGTAGGCAAATCTTCTTTGTTGAATGCTTTGTTGAAGGAAAACAGGGCTATCGTTACGGATATTCCAGGAACTACTCGTGATGTCATCGAAGAATACATCGATTTGGACGGGATAAGTCTGAAGATTAACGATACTGCAGGTATTAGAGATACTGAGGATATCGTGGAGAAAATCGGTGTCGAAAAATCTGTGTCTTTTATTTCTGATTCGGATTTGATTATTGCGATTTTCGATTCTTCGAGAGAGTTTGACGATGAGGACAGGAAGATTTTGGATCTTATTCGAGATAAAAAGTCGATTGTTTTGTTGAATAAGATTGATTTGGATGGTGGATTTGATTTCGATGAAAATTTGGAAGGAATCGAGGTTATTCGCATATCTATCAAGCAAAACGAGGGTATTGAGGATTTAGAAAACAAGATTATAGAGATGTTTAATGACGGATATATTGAAGCTAATAACGACAATATTATCACCAACATTAGACATAGAGATATTATTAACAAAGCTATTAAATCTTTGGAGAGTTCACTTCACGATATGGAATGTGGTGTTCCTATCGATTGTTTCGAGGTTGATTTGAGAAATGCTTGGGAAATTCTTGGCGAAATCACTGGAGAAACTGTGGATGATGATGTGTTGAACAAGATTTTTAGCGATTTTTGTATAGGTAAATAAAATGGATAGATTATATTATGAAAATCCCTACGATGTCGTGGTTGTAGGAGCGGGTCACGCTGGTTGCGAGGCGGCGTTAGCTACGGCGAGATTGGGGTTAAAGACTGCGATTATGAGTATAAGTTTGGATTCTGTGGCTGATTTGCCATGTAATCCAAACATTGGTGGCACTGGAAAGGGTCACTTAGTGAAGGAAGTTGACGCATTAGGCGGCGAGATGGGGCTTGTTATCGACAAGACTTACATTCAATCGAGAATGTTGAACACTTCCAAGGGTCCTGCGGTTCACTCATTGAGGGTTCAAGCGGACAAGAGAAAATACCACGATGAGATGAAAAGCGTGTTGGAAAACACTGAAAACTTGGATTTGATTGAAGCGGAAGTCGTGGATATTGGGGTTGAAGACAACAAAATAAAATCCGTAACTACTGCACAGGGAGCGATTTTCCCAACAAGGGCTGTGATTCTTGCGACTGGGACATATCTTAAAGGACTTGTGATGATGGGTGAATACACTTATGAATCAGGGCCTCACGGTATGAAATCATCTAAGAAATTATCAGATTCTTTGAAAAATTTGGGAATTGAACTTAGAAGATTTAAGACTGGAACTCCTGCGAGAGTTCACAAGGATAGTTTGAATTACGAAGTGATGACTGTGCAACCTGGTGATGACGATGTTATTCCTTTTTCGTTTTTGAATGACGGCAAGGATATTTCAAAGAAGCAAGAAAACTGCTATTTGACCTACACTACACATAAAACAAAACAAATTATTGAAGATAATTTGGAGAGATCTCCGATGTATGCTGGAATTGTAAAGGGTGTGGGTCCACGTTATTGTCCTTCGATTGAAGACAAAATCGTTAGATTTCCAGACCGCGACGAGCATCAAGTATTTGTGGAACCTGAAGGTTTGAGCACGAAGGAAATGTACATTCAAGGTGTGTCATCGACTCTTCCAGAAGAGGTGCAAAAAGAAATGTACAAGACAATCATTGGTTTCGAAAACGTGAGATTTATGAGAAGTGCGTACGGAATCGAATATGATTGTATTGATCCTACTATATTAAAGAGAACTTTGGAACATTTGGAAATCAATAATTTGTTCTTTGCAGGACAAATCAACGGATCCAGTGGATATGAAGAAGCTGCCGGTCAAGGAATTATCGCAGGAATCAATGCTGCTATGAATTTGCTTGGCAAAGAGCCATTTGTATTGGATAGATCAGACGCGTACATTGGCGTATTGATAGATGATTTGGTAACCAAAGGAACTAACGAGCCATACCGAATGATGACTAGCAGATGTGAGTATCGTTTGACTTTGAGACAAGATAATGCTGATTTGAGACTTACTGAAAGGGCTCACGAGATAGGTCTTGCAACAGATGAAAGATACGAGAAAATGCTTCACAAGAAGAAGACGATTGACGAGGAAATCGAAAGATTGAAGTCAATAATGGTGACTCCAACAGAAGAAACCAACGAAAAATTGAGAAAACTTGGATCATCAGAACTTAAAACAGGCATTAATTTGTTGGATTTAATCAAAAGACCAGAATTAACATACGATAAAACAGAAGAATTTGACGTTAATAGACCAGAACTGCCTAGATATTTGAGACTACAAGTGGAAACTCACATCAAATACGAAGGCTACATTGCAAAACAAATGAGCCAAATCAAGCAATTTAAAAAGCTTGAAAACAGAAAACTATATATGATTGAAGATTACAAGGAAGTTATGGGCCTTTCCAATGAAGCTGTACAAAAACTTAATGACATCAAACCAGAATCGTTGGGTCAAGCGAGTCGAATTAGCGGTGTAAGTCCTTCTGACATCAACGTTTTATTGATTTATATGGAAACGAGGAAGAAATAATGTCATTAAAAGAAACATTGAACGATTATGAAATACAATTGGATGACAATCAAATAGATTTGCTGTTAAAATACATGGATTTGGTGTTGGAAAAGAACAAAGTAATGAACTTGACAGCAATCACTGAAGAAGAAATGTTTCACGTGAAACATTTTGTGGATTCCTTGTATGTGTTGAATTTGTTCGATTTTGAGGAAAACAAAACTATAATTGACGTGGGAACTGGGGCAGGATTTCCAGCTATTCCAATAAAAATAGCACGAAATGATTTGAAGTTCACATTGCTCGACAGTTTAAGAAAAAGAGTTGATTTCTTAAGGGATGTTATAGATGAACTACAACTTACAGACATCAAAGCAGTCCACGAAAGAGCAGAAGAATGCACGAGAACTGCTGAATACAGAGAACGATACGATTATTGTATATCACGTGCAGTGTCAAAGCTTAATACGTTGGCTGAGTTCTGTTTACCATTTGTAAAAGTCGGAGGATACATGATAGCCATGAAGGGCAAATCCGACGAAACAGACGTAGGAGAGAACGCAATCAAAATCCTCGGTGGCAAAATAGAACAAACTATTGATTACAAAATAGATGACGAGGACAGAAGCTTGGTTATAATAAAGAAAATCAAAGAAACTCCGAAGAAATACCCACGTGGTGGCGGCAAACCAAAGAAAAACCCACTATAACAAAGAAAATTTAAGTTTAAAATACTTCACAATGATAAGCAGAAAACCGAATTGACTCAAATATCTAGCTTACGAAAACAAACAAATTCTAAGCTTGTGAATCTGAAATTGCAAACTCGCTGACGCTCAGAAAGTGCAATTTCTTAACGATTCACTTCGCTTGAATTTGAGGTTGTTTTCTCCAGATGATATTTTCCGTCAATCGCGGTAATCTGCTTTTTGTTTGTCAAGATTTATGAGGAAAAGAAAAAAATATTTCTCGTGGGATTTGGATTGCTACGGGAGAGGGAGGAAAATACTTCACAATAATAAGCAGAAATCTGAATTGACAATTAAGAGGGACAATATTATAGTAATTGCTAAAAATAGAAGAACATTTTTGCACGAATATCTGACTCCATAAATTGGTGATTTGTTAATCTCGAACCACTAAAATCCAAAACTCGAGCTAAAGCTCTCAAACAGTTGGATTTTTGACGTGGTTCTTCGATGTATAATCACAACAATTTATTACGTATGATATTCTTAGCGAAAAAGCATTCTACTTTTTTGCTTGGCTAGTTTAAAAAAGATCAGGAAAAAAATATTTCTCGTGAGATTTTGATTGATACGGGAGAGGGAAGAATGTTTTTCTATTTTTATTCCACAAATGTTTCACGTGAAACATTTTAAGGATAATTTCATTAGTGATATAATTTAATTGTAAATGGAAAGAAAAACGACGCTCTGAGAGGCGTTTTAAGGTGGGTAAAACGAAATATAGGTAAAACACTATGGAGGAGACATGAAAGTTCAAATAATAGCCGTTGGGACGGAATTATTGCTAGGAGACACTTTGGATACGAATTCTAACTACCTTTCTATCAAAATGAGAGAGTTGGGGTTTGATGTGTACAAGAGGGTTGTGGTTGGAGATAATTATGACAGGTTGTACAAGGAAATTGAAGATGGTTTAAAACAAAATGATTTGATTATCACGACGGGTGGTTTGGGACCGACTGAAGATGATATAACAAAAAAATGTTGCTGCGATTGTCTTGGCAAGGAAATGGTTCTGAACGAAAAAAGCTATGCTAAATTGAGGAAGTATTTTAACGAAGATGAAAAAGCGATTCAAGGCAATATCAAACAATGTATGTTTCCTGAAGATGCGATAGTTTTTGAAAATTTCAATGGAACTGCAGATTGTGCGTTGATTGAAAATAATGGCAAGAGAATTTTATTCTTACCAGGACCACCAGCTGAGATGAAGCCTATTTACGAAAACCAAGTTCAACAAGTCTTGGAGCAATTTGCGACGGACTGTATTATTTCTGAAACATTAAACATATCTATTCTTGGAGAATGGGACATGAATGAGAGGGTCAAGGACATCATTGAATCGTCAACCAATCCAACAGTTGCTCCATATTTCAAAAAAGACAAGAGGATACTAAGAATAACTGCAAAAGCATCAGACAGACAAACAGCTCTTGACATGATTTCTAAGAAAAAACAAGAACTTAGAGACAGACTTGGCGTGTATGTTTTCGGAGAAAATGATGAATCTATCGAAGAATCTATGTACAAGGTGTTAAAAGAGAATGATTTGTCGATTATGACGTCAGAATCTATTACGGGCGGTATGATTGCATCTAAACTTGTGAATGTGTCTGGTGTTAGCGATTATTTAAAGAGGTCATTGGTGGTGTACTCTGATGAGGCGAAGATTGAGTTACTTGGCGTTAATCCTGATACTATCGACAAATACGGAGTTGTGAGTGAAAATGTTGCGTTTGAGATGATCGAGAGAATGTTTGAAAAATTTCATGTCGAC
This Finegoldia magna ATCC 53516 DNA region includes the following protein-coding sequences:
- the rsmG gene encoding 16S rRNA (guanine(527)-N(7))-methyltransferase RsmG, giving the protein MSLKETLNDYEIQLDDNQIDLLLKYMDLVLEKNKVMNLTAITEEEMFHVKHFVDSLYVLNLFDFEENKTIIDVGTGAGFPAIPIKIARNDLKFTLLDSLRKRVDFLRDVIDELQLTDIKAVHERAEECTRTAEYRERYDYCISRAVSKLNTLAEFCLPFVKVGGYMIAMKGKSDETDVGENAIKILGGKIEQTIDYKIDDEDRSLVIIKKIKETPKKYPRGGGKPKKNPL
- the mnmG gene encoding tRNA uridine-5-carboxymethylaminomethyl(34) synthesis enzyme MnmG, which encodes MDRLYYENPYDVVVVGAGHAGCEAALATARLGLKTAIMSISLDSVADLPCNPNIGGTGKGHLVKEVDALGGEMGLVIDKTYIQSRMLNTSKGPAVHSLRVQADKRKYHDEMKSVLENTENLDLIEAEVVDIGVEDNKIKSVTTAQGAIFPTRAVILATGTYLKGLVMMGEYTYESGPHGMKSSKKLSDSLKNLGIELRRFKTGTPARVHKDSLNYEVMTVQPGDDDVIPFSFLNDGKDISKKQENCYLTYTTHKTKQIIEDNLERSPMYAGIVKGVGPRYCPSIEDKIVRFPDRDEHQVFVEPEGLSTKEMYIQGVSSTLPEEVQKEMYKTIIGFENVRFMRSAYGIEYDCIDPTILKRTLEHLEINNLFFAGQINGSSGYEEAAGQGIIAGINAAMNLLGKEPFVLDRSDAYIGVLIDDLVTKGTNEPYRMMTSRCEYRLTLRQDNADLRLTERAHEIGLATDERYEKMLHKKKTIDEEIERLKSIMVTPTEETNEKLRKLGSSELKTGINLLDLIKRPELTYDKTEEFDVNRPELPRYLRLQVETHIKYEGYIAKQMSQIKQFKKLENRKLYMIEDYKEVMGLSNEAVQKLNDIKPESLGQASRISGVSPSDINVLLIYMETRKK
- a CDS encoding competence/damage-inducible protein A, with the translated sequence MKVQIIAVGTELLLGDTLDTNSNYLSIKMRELGFDVYKRVVVGDNYDRLYKEIEDGLKQNDLIITTGGLGPTEDDITKKCCCDCLGKEMVLNEKSYAKLRKYFNEDEKAIQGNIKQCMFPEDAIVFENFNGTADCALIENNGKRILFLPGPPAEMKPIYENQVQQVLEQFATDCIISETLNISILGEWDMNERVKDIIESSTNPTVAPYFKKDKRILRITAKASDRQTALDMISKKKQELRDRLGVYVFGENDESIEESMYKVLKENDLSIMTSESITGGMIASKLVNVSGVSDYLKRSLVVYSDEAKIELLGVNPDTIDKYGVVSENVAFEMIERMFEKFHVDCAISTTGFASGENAGLVYVGLGYKNEIKTLKLQLHGERNKIRNRVSNRALAELRLMILENVSRETF